A single region of the Halorussus gelatinilyticus genome encodes:
- a CDS encoding enoyl-CoA hydratase/isomerase family protein, giving the protein MEISEEDGVRTVTFDRPEVMNAFTTDTAEELAEVIADTDADEFDALVLTGEGGAFSAGGDIQSMAEREETTEQAYERVTETFGRVVEEALSAKVPIVAKVNGDAVGAGLAITAVSDFAYAAESATFSCAFVRVGLIPDTGGSFLLPRLVGLRTAKRLAFTGEFFGAEEAAELGLINEAVPDDELDERVADLLDTLRERPTTTIGLAKRAIHENLGRGWREGLDYENHVQSLAYDTPEHEEGVAAFLEGRDPDFE; this is encoded by the coding sequence ATGGAAATCTCCGAGGAGGACGGCGTCCGAACCGTCACGTTCGACCGACCCGAGGTCATGAACGCCTTCACCACCGACACCGCCGAGGAGTTGGCCGAGGTAATCGCCGACACCGACGCCGACGAGTTCGACGCGCTGGTCCTGACCGGCGAGGGCGGCGCGTTCAGCGCGGGCGGGGACATCCAGTCGATGGCCGAGCGCGAGGAGACCACCGAGCAGGCCTACGAGCGCGTCACGGAGACCTTCGGCCGCGTCGTCGAGGAAGCCCTCTCGGCGAAGGTGCCCATCGTCGCCAAAGTCAACGGCGACGCCGTGGGCGCGGGACTGGCGATTACGGCGGTCAGCGACTTCGCGTACGCCGCGGAGTCGGCGACGTTCAGTTGCGCGTTCGTCCGCGTCGGCCTGATTCCCGACACCGGCGGGTCGTTCCTCCTGCCCCGCCTCGTCGGTCTCCGGACCGCGAAGCGCCTCGCGTTCACCGGCGAGTTCTTCGGTGCCGAGGAGGCCGCGGAGTTGGGGCTAATCAACGAGGCGGTCCCCGACGACGAACTGGACGAGCGCGTCGCGGACCTGTTGGACACCCTCCGCGAGCGCCCGACGACGACCATCGGACTGGCCAAACGCGCCATCCACGAGAATCTGGGCCGGGGCTGGCGGGAGGGACTCGACTACGAGAACCACGTCCAGTCGCTGGCCTACGACACGCCCGAACACGAGGAGGGAGTCGCGGCGTTCCTCGAAGGCCGGGACCCCGACTTCGAGTGA
- a CDS encoding amidohydrolase family protein — protein MPKLDVVADHPDENPIIDTHCHQPTEEFLHDAGGLMMEDAAEKFGSSIETDTYDNLIEEYHEVGIGKTVLLGWDAETNTGNPPVPNDYVAEVRDEYDDFFVGFASVDPLKDDCVEEAERAVKDLDLSGFKFQQIAQGFDPSDPEHEELFSTIEDLGVPVVFHGGNSTLGAGAPGGRGLKIKYGNPMLIDDVAAEHPDLQILIAHPAFPWEKEQLAICQQKGNVYMDLSGWMPRYIDDQVLHYAKSLLKDKVMFGTDYPMIEPAPWLDQFEELDFPEEVQRKILWENAEEFLGL, from the coding sequence ATGCCCAAACTCGACGTCGTCGCCGACCACCCCGACGAGAACCCCATCATCGACACGCACTGCCACCAGCCGACCGAGGAGTTCCTCCACGACGCCGGCGGCCTGATGATGGAGGACGCCGCCGAGAAGTTCGGCTCGTCCATCGAGACCGACACCTACGACAATCTCATCGAGGAGTACCACGAGGTCGGCATCGGCAAGACCGTCCTGCTGGGGTGGGACGCCGAGACCAACACCGGAAATCCGCCCGTGCCCAACGACTACGTGGCCGAGGTGCGCGACGAGTACGACGACTTCTTCGTCGGATTCGCCAGCGTGGACCCCCTCAAGGACGACTGCGTCGAGGAGGCCGAGCGCGCGGTGAAGGACCTCGACCTCTCGGGATTCAAGTTCCAGCAGATAGCGCAGGGCTTCGACCCGAGCGACCCCGAACACGAGGAACTGTTCTCGACCATCGAGGACCTCGGCGTCCCGGTGGTCTTCCACGGGGGCAACTCCACTCTCGGCGCTGGCGCGCCCGGTGGTCGCGGTCTCAAAATCAAGTACGGCAACCCGATGCTGATAGACGACGTGGCCGCCGAGCATCCCGACCTCCAGATTCTCATCGCCCACCCCGCGTTCCCGTGGGAGAAAGAGCAGTTGGCCATCTGCCAGCAGAAGGGCAACGTCTACATGGACCTCTCGGGGTGGATGCCCCGCTACATCGACGACCAAGTGCTGCACTACGCCAAGAGCCTCCTGAAGGACAAGGTGATGTTCGGCACAGACTACCCGATGATAGAACCGGCCCCGTGGCTCGACCAGTTCGAGGAGTTGGACTTCCCCGAGGAGGTCCAGCGCAAGATTCTCTGGGAGAACGCCGAGGAGTTCCTCGGACTGTAG
- a CDS encoding MaoC/PaaZ C-terminal domain-containing protein: protein MPYSYTPHHFEDFEEGQTFESVGRTVTEYDFVMHSAFAGDWTELHTNKEYAEGEEFGERVAHGPMTFVLATGFVYRTGILERTVLAFLGMNYMDIPNPVHMDDTISLDMVVVETKDISSRDDAGLVVIDTTMTNQEDTVVFEGDMKFLIKKDEADE from the coding sequence ATGCCGTACAGCTACACGCCCCACCACTTCGAGGACTTTGAGGAGGGACAGACCTTCGAGAGCGTCGGCCGGACCGTCACCGAGTACGACTTCGTGATGCACTCGGCGTTCGCGGGCGACTGGACCGAACTCCACACCAACAAGGAGTACGCCGAGGGCGAGGAGTTCGGCGAGCGCGTGGCCCACGGCCCGATGACGTTCGTCCTCGCCACGGGGTTCGTCTACCGGACCGGCATCTTGGAGCGCACCGTGCTGGCGTTCCTCGGGATGAACTACATGGACATCCCGAACCCGGTCCACATGGACGACACCATCTCGCTGGACATGGTGGTCGTCGAGACGAAGGATATTTCGAGCCGCGACGACGCCGGACTGGTCGTCATCGACACCACGATGACGAATCAGGAGGACACCGTGGTGTTCGAGGGCGACATGAAGTTCCTCATCAAGAAGGACGAAGCAGACGAGTAG
- the paaI gene encoding hydroxyphenylacetyl-CoA thioesterase PaaI: MPEIPDERRERIASDPFCQKLGVELTDLGPGTAATELTVTDDLLNFHGTPHGGAIYSLADAAFAAASNAEGDAALALETNISYFEAVEVGETLTAAAERVHERGRTASYRVAVTDEVGDEIAAFRGRVYLPGE, from the coding sequence GTGCCAGAAATTCCCGACGAACGCCGCGAGCGAATCGCTTCGGACCCCTTCTGCCAGAAACTGGGCGTCGAGTTGACCGACCTCGGACCCGGCACCGCCGCGACCGAGTTGACCGTCACCGACGACCTGCTGAACTTCCACGGGACGCCCCACGGCGGCGCGATTTACTCGCTGGCGGACGCCGCGTTCGCGGCCGCGTCGAACGCCGAGGGCGACGCCGCGCTCGCTTTGGAGACCAACATCTCCTACTTCGAGGCGGTCGAGGTCGGCGAGACCCTGACCGCCGCGGCCGAGCGGGTCCACGAGCGCGGCCGGACCGCCTCGTACCGCGTCGCCGTCACCGACGAGGTCGGCGACGAAATCGCGGCATTCCGCGGTCGGGTGTACCTCCCCGGCGAGTAG
- a CDS encoding PAS domain S-box protein: MDSSGITLAETLTVLETTGASGAPVTASEVAEALGCERQTARDRLDELTERGDAETKEVGGSVRVWWTTDRQRRDRDLERYEAVFRTVNDGIYVKDEENRFTLVNETYAEMLGYTPDELVGRDSSFLVSEEVLNAAEELYSDLRTGDHQSETIEASLETADGETVETEASFALIPLDEERGEYERVGVVRDVTERKERERRLERQNKRLESFASMLAHELRNPVTIGQIYGQRLPSDEAPEAVEYVTDAFDRIEDMIDVLLVLARGGDAVGESEPVALADVAREAWEQVNAPDATLTVATDRVLLADETYVRHLFENLLENAVEHGSTSPRPADENAVERGSEGAAADEDAGLTVTVGDVPTGFYVADDGVGIPPEDRETVFEVGYTTAESEGGIGVGLTFVAELVETYEWECAVTESEAGGARFEFTNVTLHSEE, from the coding sequence ATGGATTCTTCTGGAATCACGCTCGCCGAAACGCTCACCGTGCTGGAAACGACGGGAGCGTCCGGCGCTCCCGTCACGGCGAGCGAAGTTGCAGAAGCACTCGGCTGCGAGCGCCAGACGGCGCGCGACAGACTCGACGAACTCACGGAACGCGGCGACGCCGAGACCAAGGAGGTCGGCGGGAGCGTTCGCGTCTGGTGGACGACCGACCGCCAGCGCCGGGACCGCGACCTCGAACGGTACGAGGCCGTCTTTCGGACCGTCAACGACGGCATCTACGTCAAAGACGAGGAGAACCGATTCACGCTGGTCAACGAGACGTACGCCGAGATGCTCGGCTACACGCCCGACGAACTCGTCGGGCGCGACTCCTCGTTTCTCGTCAGCGAGGAGGTGCTGAACGCGGCCGAGGAACTCTACAGCGACCTCCGGACCGGTGACCACCAGAGCGAGACCATCGAAGCGTCGCTGGAGACGGCCGACGGCGAAACCGTCGAGACCGAGGCGAGTTTCGCGCTGATTCCGCTGGACGAGGAGCGCGGGGAGTACGAGCGGGTCGGCGTCGTCCGCGACGTGACCGAGCGCAAGGAGCGCGAGCGCCGCCTCGAACGACAGAACAAGCGACTCGAATCGTTCGCCAGCATGCTCGCCCACGAACTCCGCAACCCCGTCACCATCGGCCAGATATACGGCCAGCGCCTCCCGTCCGACGAAGCGCCGGAGGCGGTCGAGTACGTCACCGACGCGTTCGACCGCATCGAGGACATGATAGACGTGCTGTTGGTGCTGGCTCGGGGCGGCGACGCGGTCGGCGAGTCGGAACCGGTCGCGCTCGCCGACGTGGCGAGAGAGGCCTGGGAGCAAGTGAACGCGCCGGACGCGACGCTGACGGTAGCGACCGACCGGGTCTTGCTCGCGGACGAGACGTACGTCCGACATCTCTTCGAGAACCTGCTCGAAAACGCCGTGGAACACGGCTCCACGAGCCCTCGTCCAGCGGACGAGAACGCCGTCGAACGCGGGTCGGAAGGCGCCGCGGCGGACGAGGACGCCGGTCTCACGGTCACGGTCGGCGACGTTCCGACCGGGTTCTACGTCGCCGACGACGGCGTCGGCATTCCGCCCGAGGACCGGGAGACGGTGTTCGAGGTCGGGTACACCACCGCGGAGTCCGAGGGCGGAATCGGAGTGGGACTGACGTTCGTCGCCGAACTGGTCGAGACGTACGAGTGGGAGTGTGCGGTGACCGAAAGCGAGGCCGGCGGTGCGCGCTTCGAGTTCACGAACGTCACGCTTCACTCCGAGGAGTAA
- the paaK gene encoding phenylacetate--CoA ligase PaaK — translation MVYNDVETLPREELRDLQSERLAETVEYAYENVDFYREALDEAGVSPDDIESVEDVSELPFTTKEDFRDEYPDGLFAVDHDEVRRIHASSGTTGKPKIVSYTDEDLGVWREVMARSLHAAGVRPNHVVQNAYGYGLFTGGLGFHDGVEELGACVIPTGGGNTSRQLDMLQDLESDVLACTPSYCLYLAEAAEERGIDPRDLPLSTVIIGAEPFTDPMRDEIEQALDVTAVDVYGLSEIIGPGVSIECEEVQNGLHVWEDHFYPEVVDPRTGDPLPEGEEGELVLTSLTKEALPVLRYRTGDMTSLTYEECDCGRTVVRMDNVTGRTDDLIIVRGVNVYPSQIEEVMVDIEDVAPHYRIDLYRRGNLDRMELTVEYHEDYEGTHEELERDIREKLEETLEVNPDEIEVVGPGVVDRTEVGKVKRVFDHRGEDE, via the coding sequence ATGGTCTACAACGACGTAGAGACCCTCCCCCGCGAGGAGTTGCGCGATTTGCAGAGCGAGCGACTCGCCGAAACCGTCGAGTACGCCTACGAGAACGTCGATTTCTACCGCGAGGCGCTGGACGAGGCGGGCGTCTCGCCCGACGACATCGAGAGCGTCGAAGATGTCTCGGAACTCCCGTTCACGACGAAGGAGGACTTCCGCGACGAGTACCCCGACGGTCTCTTCGCGGTGGACCACGACGAGGTGCGCCGGATTCACGCCTCGTCGGGAACGACCGGCAAACCCAAAATCGTGAGCTACACCGACGAGGACTTGGGCGTCTGGCGGGAGGTTATGGCTCGGTCGCTGCACGCGGCGGGCGTCCGGCCGAACCACGTCGTCCAGAACGCCTACGGCTACGGGCTGTTCACGGGCGGACTCGGGTTCCACGACGGCGTCGAGGAACTGGGAGCCTGCGTCATCCCGACCGGCGGGGGCAACACCTCGCGCCAGTTGGACATGTTGCAGGATTTGGAGAGCGACGTGCTGGCCTGCACGCCCTCCTACTGCCTCTATCTCGCGGAGGCCGCCGAGGAGCGCGGCATCGACCCCAGAGACCTCCCGCTCTCGACGGTCATCATCGGCGCGGAACCGTTCACCGACCCCATGCGCGACGAGATAGAGCAAGCGCTGGACGTGACCGCGGTGGACGTGTACGGTCTCTCGGAGATAATCGGACCGGGAGTCTCCATCGAGTGCGAGGAGGTCCAGAACGGCCTGCACGTCTGGGAGGACCACTTCTATCCCGAAGTCGTGGACCCCCGAACCGGCGACCCCCTCCCGGAGGGCGAGGAGGGCGAACTCGTCCTGACGAGTCTGACCAAGGAGGCTCTGCCCGTCCTCCGGTATCGGACCGGCGACATGACCTCGCTGACCTACGAGGAGTGCGACTGCGGGCGCACCGTCGTCCGGATGGACAACGTGACCGGACGCACGGACGACCTCATCATCGTCCGCGGAGTCAACGTCTACCCGAGCCAGATCGAGGAAGTGATGGTGGACATCGAGGACGTGGCTCCCCACTACCGCATCGACCTCTACCGCCGGGGGAACTTGGACCGGATGGAACTCACCGTGGAGTACCACGAGGACTACGAGGGGACCCACGAGGAGTTAGAGCGCGATATCCGGGAGAAACTGGAGGAGACCTTAGAGGTCAACCCCGACGAAATCGAAGTCGTCGGGCCGGGCGTCGTGGACCGGACCGAGGTCGGGAAGGTCAAGCGCGTCTTCGACCACCGCGGCGAAGACGAATAG
- a CDS encoding YeiH family protein: protein MAPRRPDRSALLPSLRDLLPGLAFLVVLALVARGLAAFVPVPALLVAVLVGGALANTVGVPDRFESGVGTYDLWLEVGIVLMGVRVSLDALVEAGPRLLLAVVGVVGFTLAVAELLARGFDLQRRLGSLVAAGASVCGVSAVVAVAGAIRADEEHVAYATSTILVFDALTLFAYPALGQFLGLADRTFGIWAGLTMFSTGPVTAAGFAYSEVAGQWATVAKLTRNVLLGGLVVAYSVVYAEASSGDESGPTAAASASSFLRSLWDGFPKFVLGFLSLVALASAGVFTDPQLARIEQAYRAAFLVAFAGLGTSVALSDLRETGVRPLAVLALTLAVVSAVALVVVRFAF, encoded by the coding sequence ATGGCTCCCCGACGCCCCGACCGGTCGGCCCTGCTCCCCTCGCTCCGAGACCTGCTCCCCGGTCTCGCGTTCCTCGTCGTACTCGCGCTCGTCGCTCGCGGTCTCGCCGCGTTCGTCCCGGTTCCCGCGCTCCTCGTCGCCGTGCTGGTCGGCGGGGCGCTCGCCAACACCGTCGGCGTCCCGGACCGCTTCGAGTCGGGGGTCGGAACCTACGACCTCTGGCTGGAGGTCGGCATCGTCCTGATGGGCGTCCGGGTCTCGCTCGACGCGCTGGTCGAAGCGGGACCGAGGCTCCTCCTCGCGGTCGTCGGCGTCGTCGGCTTCACGCTCGCGGTCGCCGAACTCCTCGCGCGAGGCTTCGACCTCCAGCGTCGCCTCGGGTCGCTGGTCGCGGCGGGCGCGAGCGTCTGCGGCGTCTCGGCGGTCGTCGCGGTCGCTGGCGCTATCCGCGCCGACGAGGAACACGTCGCCTACGCGACCAGCACGATTCTGGTCTTCGACGCGCTCACGCTCTTTGCCTACCCCGCGCTCGGCCAGTTTCTCGGGCTGGCCGACCGCACGTTCGGCATCTGGGCGGGCCTGACGATGTTCAGCACCGGCCCGGTCACGGCCGCCGGGTTCGCCTACTCGGAGGTCGCCGGGCAGTGGGCGACGGTGGCGAAACTGACCCGAAACGTCCTGCTGGGCGGACTGGTCGTCGCGTACTCGGTGGTCTACGCCGAGGCAAGTTCGGGTGACGAGTCCGGCCCGACCGCCGCGGCGTCCGCGTCGTCGTTCCTCCGGAGCCTCTGGGACGGCTTCCCGAAGTTCGTCCTCGGGTTCCTCTCGCTGGTCGCGCTGGCCAGCGCGGGCGTCTTCACCGACCCGCAACTCGCGCGCATCGAGCAAGCGTATCGGGCGGCGTTCCTCGTCGCGTTCGCGGGTCTCGGCACGAGCGTCGCGCTCTCGGACCTGCGCGAGACCGGCGTCCGCCCGCTGGCGGTCCTCGCGCTCACGCTCGCGGTCGTGAGCGCGGTCGCGCTGGTCGTCGTCCGGTTCGCCTTCTGA
- a CDS encoding thiolase domain-containing protein yields the protein MRDAYLVGAAQTDFGSFPDESYRSLFRTAFEAARDSVPADMDSEDVDEAVVGTLGVGGRQLGLSGPAATEHVGLHGIPTTRVENACAASGYAVRQAVQAVRSGMADVVLAGGVEIMTDTSGDATKYWLGVSGETEWERLSGTTFAGVYAQMADAHMAEYGTTSEQLSHVAVKNHRNGAKNPHAQLGFECSLEDAENAQTVADPLTLYHCCPTTDGAAVALIASEEVVAEYTDDPIRVAGVGAASDAVGLFQRDSYTGIEASQRAAETAYERAGITPDDLDFAEVHDCFSIAEILAYEDLGFCDPGEGGELAESGKTGLDGELPVNTSGGLKSKGHPIGATGAGQVAEAFKQLSGDAGNRQVEGAKRGLTHNVGGSGGAAVVHVFEREAGTASDSRAAKPREQEREVDA from the coding sequence ATGCGAGACGCCTACCTCGTCGGCGCGGCCCAGACCGACTTCGGGTCGTTCCCCGACGAAAGCTACCGGTCGCTGTTCCGAACCGCGTTCGAGGCGGCCCGCGACTCGGTTCCGGCGGACATGGACTCCGAGGACGTGGACGAGGCGGTCGTCGGCACCCTCGGCGTCGGGGGTCGCCAGTTGGGGCTGTCCGGCCCGGCCGCGACCGAACACGTCGGTCTCCACGGGATTCCGACGACGCGCGTCGAGAACGCCTGCGCCGCGTCGGGGTACGCGGTCCGGCAGGCCGTCCAAGCCGTCCGCTCGGGGATGGCCGACGTGGTGCTGGCCGGCGGCGTCGAAATCATGACCGACACGTCCGGCGACGCGACGAAGTACTGGCTCGGGGTCTCGGGCGAGACCGAGTGGGAACGCCTCTCGGGGACCACCTTCGCGGGCGTCTACGCCCAGATGGCCGACGCTCACATGGCCGAGTACGGGACCACGAGCGAGCAACTCTCCCACGTCGCGGTGAAGAACCACCGGAACGGCGCGAAGAACCCCCACGCGCAACTCGGCTTCGAGTGTTCGCTGGAGGACGCCGAGAACGCCCAGACCGTCGCCGACCCGCTCACGCTGTATCACTGCTGTCCGACGACCGACGGGGCCGCCGTCGCCCTGATCGCCAGCGAGGAGGTCGTTGCCGAGTACACCGACGACCCGATTCGGGTCGCGGGCGTCGGCGCGGCGAGCGACGCGGTGGGCCTGTTCCAGCGCGACAGCTACACCGGCATCGAGGCCTCCCAGCGCGCCGCGGAGACCGCATACGAGCGAGCGGGAATCACCCCCGACGACCTCGACTTCGCGGAGGTCCACGACTGCTTCTCCATCGCCGAGATTCTGGCCTACGAGGACCTCGGATTCTGCGACCCCGGCGAGGGTGGCGAACTCGCCGAATCCGGGAAGACCGGACTCGACGGCGAGTTGCCGGTCAACACCTCCGGCGGCCTCAAGTCGAAGGGACACCCCATCGGCGCGACCGGCGCGGGACAGGTCGCGGAGGCGTTCAAACAACTCTCGGGCGACGCCGGAAACCGGCAGGTCGAGGGCGCGAAGCGTGGGCTGACGCACAACGTCGGCGGGAGCGGCGGGGCCGCCGTGGTCCACGTTTTCGAGCGCGAGGCGGGAACCGCCTCGGACAGTCGAGCGGCGAAGCCGCGAGAGCAGGAACGGGAGGTGGACGCATGA
- a CDS encoding OB-fold domain-containing protein produces MSDHESAASSEQPKIEAVGSYAPRFRVSSEAFEEAWGQFHAAGVNSKAVPDADEDALTMAYEAATRALDAADRDGSAVAFLAFASTTPPLAEEDLTARLGGMVGVPRSATRHVFTGSTRAGTRALDAALSAGPWPRKESEDGEGVGLVVAADCPRGDPDSDEDHAAGAGAAAFVLSASGGAEITARTEYAEEYPGTRFRRVGSETVEGLGATGYERQAFTETLAGAVEQLDYDGSEIDAAAVQAPNGKMPYRAAGALGVETDAIRRCATVHELGDTGAASVPLSLATALADGAETVLCAAFGSGAGADALLVETTDSEAVASSLALGDGERVTYAEYLRKRGELTSGPPDGGGAYVSVPSWKRTLDQRHRLVAGRCPDCGGLNFPPEGACNDCKTLVAEYDEVDLTGEGRVEAATVISQGGAPPEFAEQQAQSGDFAVAVVALAGPDGGEASVPAQVVAADPGSVAIGDDVETTMRRIYTQEGVTRYGFKIRPQGTE; encoded by the coding sequence ATGAGCGACCACGAGTCCGCCGCGAGCAGCGAGCAACCCAAAATCGAAGCGGTCGGATCCTACGCGCCCCGATTCCGCGTCTCCAGCGAGGCGTTCGAGGAGGCGTGGGGCCAGTTCCACGCCGCGGGGGTGAACTCGAAGGCTGTGCCCGACGCCGACGAGGACGCCCTGACGATGGCCTACGAAGCCGCGACGCGGGCGCTCGACGCCGCCGACCGCGACGGGTCGGCGGTCGCGTTCCTCGCGTTCGCGTCCACGACGCCGCCGCTGGCCGAGGAGGACCTGACCGCCCGCCTCGGCGGGATGGTCGGCGTCCCCCGCTCGGCGACCCGCCACGTCTTCACCGGCAGCACGCGCGCCGGGACGCGGGCGCTCGACGCCGCGCTGTCTGCCGGGCCTTGGCCCCGAAAGGAGTCGGAGGACGGCGAGGGCGTCGGTCTGGTCGTCGCCGCGGACTGCCCACGCGGCGACCCCGACAGCGACGAGGACCACGCCGCCGGCGCGGGCGCGGCAGCGTTCGTCCTCTCGGCGTCGGGCGGCGCCGAAATCACCGCGAGGACGGAGTACGCCGAGGAGTACCCCGGCACGCGATTCCGGCGCGTTGGCTCGGAGACCGTCGAAGGACTCGGCGCGACGGGGTACGAACGGCAGGCGTTCACGGAGACGCTGGCGGGGGCGGTCGAGCAGTTGGACTACGACGGGAGCGAAATCGACGCCGCGGCGGTGCAGGCCCCGAACGGCAAGATGCCCTACCGGGCGGCGGGCGCGCTCGGCGTCGAGACCGACGCGATTCGGCGGTGCGCGACGGTCCACGAGTTGGGCGACACCGGCGCGGCTAGCGTCCCGCTGAGTCTGGCGACTGCGCTCGCGGACGGCGCGGAGACAGTCCTCTGCGCCGCGTTCGGGAGCGGCGCTGGCGCGGACGCCCTGCTGGTCGAGACCACCGACAGCGAGGCCGTTGCCTCGTCGCTCGCACTCGGCGACGGCGAACGGGTGACCTACGCCGAGTACCTCCGCAAGCGCGGCGAGTTGACCTCCGGCCCGCCCGACGGGGGCGGGGCGTACGTCAGCGTGCCGTCGTGGAAGCGCACGCTCGACCAGCGCCACCGCCTCGTCGCGGGCCGGTGCCCCGACTGCGGCGGATTGAACTTCCCGCCCGAAGGCGCCTGTAACGACTGCAAGACGCTCGTGGCGGAGTACGACGAGGTGGACCTGACCGGCGAGGGCCGCGTCGAGGCCGCGACGGTCATCTCGCAGGGCGGCGCGCCCCCGGAGTTCGCCGAGCAGCAGGCCCAGTCGGGCGACTTCGCGGTGGCGGTAGTGGCCTTGGCGGGACCGGACGGCGGCGAGGCCAGCGTCCCGGCGCAGGTGGTCGCCGCGGACCCCGGAAGCGTGGCAATCGGCGACGATGTGGAGACGACGATGCGGCGAATCTACACGCAGGAGGGCGTGACCCGGTACGGGTTTAAAATCCGCCCGCAGGGAACGGAGTGA